A portion of the Magnolia sinica isolate HGM2019 chromosome 17, MsV1, whole genome shotgun sequence genome contains these proteins:
- the LOC131231972 gene encoding uncharacterized protein LOC131231972 yields the protein MAAVTASTASAASYYSKTLHSPSIPRFSPTKTLKILAMAPQKKVNRYDKNWKKEWFGAGIFTEGSEEIKVDVFKKLEKKKVLSNVEKAGLLSKAEELGFTLSSIEKLGFFSKAEELGLLSLLDSVASFSPATLASVALPLFIAAIAAVVLIPDDSAALVAVQVAIAAALAVGAAGLFVGSVVLGGLQESD from the exons ATGGCGGCCGTCACAGCTTCAACAGCCTCAGCAGCTTCTTACTACAGCAAAACCCTCCATTCTCCTTCTATTCCTCGATTCTCTCCcaccaaaaccctaaaaattctAGCCATGGCTCCCCAGAAAAag GTCAACCGCTACGATAAGAACTGGAAGAAGGAATGGTTCGGCGCTGGGATCTTCACCGAAGGCAGCGAGGAGATCAAGGTCGACGTCTTCAAGAAGCTCGAGAAGAAGAAGGTCCTCAGCAACGTTGAGAAGGCGGGCCTTCTCTCCAAGGCGGAGGAATTAGGGTTTACCCTCTCTTCGATTGAGAAGCTAGGGTTCTTCTCCAAGGCGGAGGAATTGGGGCTGCTGAGCTTGCTGGACAGCGTTGCGAGCTTCTCGCCCGCGACGCTTGCGTCAGTCGCCCTGCCTCTGTTTATTGCCGCCATTGCCGCTGTGGTCCTGATACCGGACGACTCGGCTGCGCTTGTCGCCGTGCAGGTTGCTATCGCTGCCGCGCTCGCGGTCGGTGCTGCCGGGCTGTTTGTCGGGTCGGTGGTGTTGGGTGGGTTGCAGGAGTCGGATTAG
- the LOC131231971 gene encoding protein CHUP1, chloroplastic — translation MKQEIAAENKPSLSYSPTPARLRASKTKDSPRPDAANGTSPALKTRPRSVLPETNNTQKARRSLVLTKLKSGEDLGAQKGREMEERKVGYRPGNRTIEQHVRLQQRADPNCKRIKDNPDGKRKELQQRLDVSENLVKELQSEILSLKARLEKLQSLNVELESQNKRFTEDLAAAEAKVAALSSHDQKDKVAEDVENPKFRDVQKLIANKLEHFRVKEAIREDRPVKMLSVALEPVTKTVEIRPKVSMNGPPPPPPPPPPPPRHVPPKPAIMQKAPALVEFYHSLTKNGGKKDLLGAGNSSNAVTINAHSSIVGEIQNRSAHLLAIKADIETKGDFIKFLIQKVQSAAYTDIDDVLTSVDWLDRELSSLADERAVLKHFDWPERKADAMREAAFEYRDLKQLHIEVSSYEDDTSMPCETALKKMACLLDKSERSIHRLIKLRDVRMPSFRDCKIPTEWMLDSGMISKIKLASVKLTKLYVKRVSSELKSFRNFERESTQEALLVQCVRFAYKAHQFAGGLDSETMCAFEEIRKRVSTQGVASRELLVGMTAA, via the exons ATGAAGCAAGAGATTGCAGCAGAAAACAAGCCCAGCTTGTCATACTCTCCAACGCCAGCAAGGCTTAGAGCTTCTAAAACTAAGGATAGCCCAAGACCAGATGCTGCTAACGGGACCTCACCAGCCCTGAAAACAAGGCCAAGGTCAGTTCTACCAGAAACAAACAACACCCAGAAAGCTAGAAGATCTCTTGTGCTGACCAAGCTGAAATCTGGAGAGGACTTGGGAGCTCAGAAAGGTAGAGAAATGGAGGAAAGGAAGGTTGGTTATAGACCCGGGAACCGAACCATCGAGCAGCATGTGCGGTTGCAGCAGCGTGCCGACCCGAATTGCAAGAGGATTAAAGATAACCCAGACGGGAAGAGAAAGGAATTGCAGCAGAGGCTCGATGTGAGTGAGAATTTGGTCAAGGAGTTGCAGTCTGAGATACTGTCCTTGAAGGCACGGTTAGAGAAGCTGCAGAGCTTGAACGTTGAGCTTGAGTCACAGAATAAGCGTTTCACAGAAGATCTTGCTGCTGCCGAAGCAAAGGTTGCTGCTCTTTCAAGTCATGATCAG AAAGACAAGGTTGCAGAGGATGTAGAGAACCCCAAATTTAGAGATGTTCAAAAACTCATTGCCAACAAGTTGGAGCATTTTAGAGTAAAGGAAGCCATCAGAGAAGACAGACCTGTTAAGATGCTGTCTGTTGCATTGGAACCAGTGACTAAAACCGTAGAAATCCGACCAAAGGTTTCAATGAATGGTCCCCCTCCGCCTCCGCCTCCACCGCCACCTCCACCTCGCCATGTCCCTCCCAAACCAGCGATCATGCAAAAAGCTCCAGCCCTGGTGGAATTTTATCATTCTTTAACAAAGAATGGCGGAAAGAAGGATCTCTTGGGGGCTGGGAATTCCAGTAATGCTGTTACTATTAATGCACACAGCAGCATAGTCGGGGAAATTCAAAACCGGTCCGCTCATTTGTTAGCT ATAAAAGCAGATATAGAGACGAAAGGGGACTTCATCAAGTTTCTTATACAGAAAGTTCAAAGTGCGGCTTATACGGATATAGATGATGTCTTGACTTCTGTTGATTGGCTTGATAGAGAGCTGTCTTCGTTG GCCGATGAGAGGGCTGTGTTGAAGCATTTTGATTGGCCTGAGAGGAAAGCTGATGCCATGCGAGAAGCTGCTTTTGAATATCGCGATCTAAAACAACTGCATATCGAAGTATCTTCCTATGAGGATGATACCTCCATGCCATGTGAAACTGCATTGAAGAAGATGGCATGCTTACTAGATAA ATCGGAGCGGAGCATTCACAGGCTGATTAAGCTGCGAGATGTAAGAATGCCCTCGTTTAGGGACTGCAAGATTCCAACAGAGTGGATGCTCGACTCAGGAATGATTAGCAAG ATAAAGCTGGCTTCTGTGAAGCTGACGAAATTATACGTGAAGAGAGTGTCATCAGAGCTCAAATCATTTCGGAACTTCGAAAGGGAATCCACACAGGAAGCACTGCTAGTACAGTGTGTGCGATTTGCATATAAGGCACACCAG TTTGCTGGGGGACTTGATTCAGAAACAATGTGCGCCTTTGAAGAGATACGAAAGCGAGTTTCGACACAAGGAGTAGCGTCGCGAGAATTGTTGGTGGGCATGACGGCGGCTTAA